CGAATGCTTCGGCCGCAGTGCGGAACTGGGTGTTCTGGCCGGTTATCAAGCCTTTGAGCTGCACGGTGCCCATGGCTACCTGCTGACATCCTTTCTGTCGCCCTACAGCAACCATCGTGAAGATGCCTGGGGTGGCGATGAAGAACGGCGCCTGAACTTCTCCCGGCGCGTGATCGCACGGGTGCGCCAGAGTATCGGTGACCGCCCGTTGATCTATCGGCTCTCGGCAGACGAGTTCACCCCCAAGGGTCTCGATATCGACGACATGGTGCGTATCGCACCGAAACTGGTGGCTGCCGGCGTCGATGCACTGCATGTGTCCATGGGATTGGGCTGGACGAGTTTTGACAAAGTCATCGAACCCATGTCGACCCCCGAAGGCTGGCGCCTGCCCTATTCGCGGCGCATCCGCGAAGCGGTCAATGTACCGGTCATCAGTGTCGGGCAGATTCGCTGGCCGCAAACGGCGGAAAACGCCATTCGTGACGGTGACGCCGACATGATCGCCCTGGGCCGCCCGCTGCTGGCCGATCCCGAGTGGGCCAACAAAGCACGGCGTGATGCTGCTTTGGATATACGTCCCTGCACCTCGTGCAATTATTGCGTCGCCATCAGCTCCGGCGCCCACGGCACCATAGGCTGCGCCGAGAACCCCCGCAGCGGTCATGAACTCGACCGCTTGCCTGACGCCGGCAACCTTCGCGGCCAGCGCGCAGTCGTCGTCGGCGGTGGCCCTGGCGGCATGGCCGCCGCATTGATGCTGCAACAAGCAGGTTTCGCCACCGAGCTCCATGAGAGCCGCGAGGAACTCGGCGGCGGCCTGATCGCCTCGGCCGCACCGCCGTTCAAGGACAAGCTGACCTGGTACTTGAATTACCTGATTCGCCAGCTCGATAAAAGCGCCGTGAAGGTTCACCTGAACAGTCATGTCGATGCCAGCACCCTGTCCGGACCGGGCGCACCCGCCATCGTGTTGCTGGCAATCGGCGGCAGAGCCCTGCGCCTGCCAATCAAGGGGATCGACTCAAGCCATGTACGCGACGCTTATGAGTTGCTGATGGGCCACACGCAAAACTTCCCCGCTGTCGACGATACCTTGCCATTGCTGGTCTATGGCGGCGGCGAGACGGGCTGTGAAACTGCCGAGCTTTTAAGTGAAAAAGGCTATGCCGTGGTACTGGTCAGCCGTTCGCCGGCCAAACAACTCGCGCGTTCGGCCGAGGTGATCTATCGCGGCGTGCTCAATACGCGTCTGGCCAGCAACCCACGTATCCGCATCATCGATAACAGCAGCATTGTCGCCATTGCCGAAGACGGCCGCGTGCAATTGCAACACAACGACGGTGAACACAGCGAATTGCAGACCCTCGGCGTACTGATCGCCCAGGGACGCAGGCCCGATGACACCTTGCTCAATCACTTGCTCGAGGCGGGTCTCGCCGTAGCGACCATCGGCGATGCGCGCAAGGGCGGACGAATCGGCGATGCCGTGCACGATGCCTATCAGACCGTACTCGGTCTGTGCGCCAGCGATGCGCCGATGCGTCCGCTGGCGTGCTGATGCTCAGTCGAACTGAATCTTGCCCAAGGAAACCATCATGCAACTGACGCTCTCCCCCGAGGATCTGGCCTTTCGCGAGTCGGTCCGGGCCTTTCTCAAGGACAAACTGACCGATGACGTGATTCGTCGCAGCCGCACCGGTATGCATCCACCGAACGAAGATGACCGGCGCTGGTGGAACCGGGTGCTCAACGAGCAAGGTTGGGCCGCACCGCATTGGCCGGTCGAATACGGTGGAACCGGCTGGAGCCATCTGCAGACGCACATCTTCGAGTACGAATGCAAACTGGCCGGCGCCCCGGAGCTGCGCTGGCAAGGCCTGCGCCTGCTCGCCCCGGTGCTCTATACATACGGCAGCGAGCAACAAAAGGCGCGCTACCTGCCACCGATCCTCAATGGTGATGAAATGTGGGCGCAGGGTTTCTCTGAGCCGGGTGCCGGCTCCGACCTTGCCGCACTCAAGACCAAGGGCGTGCTCGAGGGCGATCACTACGTGGTTAACGGCCAGAAACTCTGGACCACTGAAGGTCAGTACTGCGAGCAAGGCTTCTTTCTTGTACGTACGGAAAACAGTGACCGCCCGCAAAAGGGCATTTCGATGATGATCATCGACATGAAGTCACCTGGCGTCACGGTGCGGCAGATCCCGATGATCAACGGTGAAGGTTCAACCTGCGAAGTGTTCCTCGACAACGTCCGGGTCCCGAGGGAAAACATTATCGGTGAAGTCAATCAGGCTTGGTCCCAGGCCAAGTTCCTGCTCTCCAACGAACGCACCTCCAGCGCCGACATCTATAAGGCCCGCGCTGACCTTGAGCGCATCCGCCTGATTGCCGGCGCAGAGCACAAGAATGGCGTGCCGCTGCTGCAGGATCCCGAATTCGTGCGGCGTTTCACCGGAGTGCGCCTGGAGGTTGAAGCACTGGAATGGTCAGTGCTGCGCGTGCTGCATGAAGCCCCCAGCCACCACCCCATTGCCGCCTGCGCGTCGGTGCTGAAAGTGCGCGGTTCGTCCCTGCAACAGAAACTCACCGAGCTGATGAGCGACGCGTTGGGTCAGCGCAGCCTGCGGGTCTACAGCCGCGACGAGGCGTTTGCCGACCCGACGGGCGATCCGCTGTGGCCAGGCCATGTTCCCGGCGTCACCGCTGACCTCATGTACTTGCGCGCCTGCACCATTTTTGGCGGCGCCATGGAAGTACAAAAGAACATCATTGCCAAACTGGCTTTCGGGTTTTGACCATGAATTTCGAACTCACTGATGAACACAAGCTGCTGGCCGAAAGTGCCGAGCGCTACATGCGCGAACGTTATGTATTCGAAGAGCGTCGCCACACCGTGACCAGCGGTGCCCATTTCTCGCGCAAACACTGGCAGCACTTCGCCGAAATGGGCTGGCTGGCGCTGGACATCGCCGAAGCGGACGGTGGCGTGGGCGCCAGCAGTTTCGAGCTGACGCAGGTGATGGAACCCCTGGGGCATGGCTTGCTGCTCGAACCGGTGGTCGACTCCGCTGTGCTCTGCGCACGCATCCTGGGCACAAGTGACAATACCGGCGAACGCCAGCGCCTGCTTGAATCGATTGCCAGCGGTGAAACCGTGATGGCCCTCGCCCATCAGGAACAAGACGCTCGCAATGAATACCAGGTGCAACTGCGAAGTAGTGCCCGACGTGTCGCCGATGGCTGGGCCTTGAATGGCCAAAAGCACCGCGTATTCCATGGCGGCGTAGCGGACAGCCTTCTGGTGAGCGCCATCCTTGAAGACAGCAACGAAGCGGCGCTGTTCGTGGTCGACCGTGCGGCGGTCGGGATGACGGCCAACACCTACGAGCTGATCGACGGCAGTCGCGCCGCGGATATGCATTTGCAAGACGTACAGGTCACCGACGCGAACCTGTTATTGCGCGGCGAGGCCGTGCAGCAAGCCATTGAAGCCGGGCTCGACCGCGCCATCCTGGCGTTGTGCGCTGCCAGCGTTGGCTCCATGGAAGCGGTCATGGCCATGACCGCTGACTACCTCAAGACACGCGTGCAATACGGCAAGCCTCTTGCGCAATTCCAGGCCCTGCAACATCGCATGGCGGAGATGTTCGTGGAAACCGACCAGGCCAGGTCCATGTTGTTCAGCGCGATCAATGCGTTTGATTCAGGGGATGTCGAGACCCGGCGCCAGGCAGTGTCCGGTGCCAAGGTATTTATCGCCCGCGCCCACTATTTCGTTGCCAGCCAAGGCATTCAGTTGCATGGAGGCATCGGCACCACCGATGAGTACGCGGTCGGCCATCACTACAAGGCAGCCGTACTTTTTGAAAAGCGTTTTGGCGACAGCGACTTCCACCTGACTCGCGCCGCCGGCAACCTGCAACAACCCGTCGGAGGGGCTTTGTATGCGTGATTATCTGCCACTGTCTTTCGCCGATGACCTGGAGCAACGCGCTCGCTTTTATCGCAATGACCCGGCTTATATTCTGGGCGAGAAACGCATCAGCCACGGCGAGCTGCTGTCCAGCGCGAAACTGATCGGCTCGGCCTTGTACAGCGCAGGGTTGCAGCATCAGGATCGAGTCGGGATCCTCTCGATGAATTCAATTGAGTTCGGCGAAATCATGGCTGCCACCCAGTGGGCCGGCTATATCCTCGCACCGGTCAATTTCCGGTTGGCCCCGGCAGAGATCGCCGGCATTGTCTGTGATGGCTCGCCTCGGCTGTTCTTTTTCGAAGCACAGTACCTGCCGATCATGGAGCAGTTGCGCCATGAATTGCCGTCGGTGGAGACCTTTGTCTGCATCGACGGCGAGAGCGACTGGGCAATCGGCTATGAAGACTTCATCGCCACTGGCGATCCGCTCGGCCCGCCGATCCGCGCCACCGAAGAAGACATCTGCTGCCTGATCTACACCAGCGGTACCACCGGAAAACCCAAAGGCGTGATCTGGGGCCACCGCGAGTATCGGCAGTTGGTCCAGGTCGATACCTGGTTGATCGACATGCAGCAACCGGACGTCACTTTGATCGTTATGCCCATGTTTCATTTGGGCGGCATGGTCATCAGCCTGTCCCAGCACGTTCGTGGCGGCGCAGCCTTTCTTCAGCGTCAGTTCGAGCCTCTGGATGTGCTCAAGGCTATCGAGAAGGAGCGTTTGAGCATCCTGTTGCTGGCACCGACCATGGTACAGATGGTGCTCGAGCATCCGTACGTGAGCCAGGCCGACCTCTCCAGCGTACGCACCATCATTTACTCCGCAGCCCCCATGCCGGTGCCGGTACTGAAAAAAGCCATCGATGTGTTCAACGGCTGCAACTTCGTCAACCTGTTCGGCCAGAGTGAAATCTGCATGTTCTCGCTGTCGTCGGCCCAACATCGACCCGATGGCACTGAGCAGGAGCGCAAGCGCCTGGGCTCGGTGGGCAAGCCCTACCCCAACCTGCTGGCCAAGGTGGTCGATGAGGACGGTAACGAGTGCCTGCCAAACCAGCCGGGGGAAATCCTCGCCAAGAGCAGCGCGATGTTCCGTGGTTACTGGAACAACAATGCCGCCACCCTGCAAACCCTGCGTGATGGTTGGTGCCATACCGGTGACATGGGGCGCTTCGATGAGGATGGTTTCCTGTACCTGGTCGACCGCAAGAAAGACATGATCATTACCGGTGGCGAAAACGTCTATTCACGGGAAGTCGAAGAAGCCTTGCTGCAACACGCTGCGGTATCCGAATGTGCCGTGATTGGCATTCCCGATGCCAAATGGGGTGAAAGCGTCTGTGCGGTCATCACTTTCAAACAGGGAGAAAGCACCAGCGAGGACGTCCTTATCGAGCACACGCGGACATTGATCGCCAGTTACAAGAAACCGAAGAAAATCATTGTGGTCGATGCGCTGCCCAAGCTGGTCACCGGCAAGGTCAACAAGATCGAACTGCGCAAGCTCTACGCACAACCGAACTGAACCCGGGCGAGGTTGCCATGAACTTGAACGTATCCGAAGAGCAGCAAATGTTGCTCAACTCCGTCACCCGCCTTTTCAGCGTTGAGTCCAGCCCTGCACGCGTGCGCGCAGCAGAAGCCAGTGGGTTCGACGCTGACTTGTGGCAGCAACTGGTGGATTTCGGTATTACAACCATGCGCATTCCGGCATCCGCCAGTGGTTCAGACATGGGACTGCTGGAGGCACTGCTGGTTGCCGAGGAAGCCGGACGCCATCTGGTCTCGGTGCCTCTGGCCGAATCGCTGCCAGCGGCGCGCCTGCTGGCACAGCTCGACAGCCCGGCCGCAACAGCGCTGCTCAATCAGGCCAAACAGGGCGAACTGATCACACTCGCCCCGCAGCCCTACTGCGCGGGGCGATCCATTGCCCTGCCGGGTGCCAATGCCGCTATTGCCGTGCTTGTTCGTCAGGGCGATGCCATTCTGGCCCTGACGGGGCTGGCGGCAAAATCGCCAAGCGCCAATCTTGGGGCCGATAGCCTGCAGATACTGACCGCCGATGACGACACGGTCGAGAGCTACATAGTCGCCAGCGGTATCGAGTCCTGCCGCGCATTCGAGCAAGCCGTGGAAGAGTGGAAATTGCTCAAGGCGGCCATGCTGATGGGCCTTGCCCATCAGGCATTGAAATTGGCCGCTGCTTATTCATGCGAACGCCAGCAGTTCGGGCGAGCTATCGGTGGTTTTCAGGGTATCGCCCATCCATTGGCCGACGCCCTGACCGAAATCGAGGGCGGCCAACTGCTGGTACGACATGCGGTCTGGAGCATCGCGCGGCAGCAACCCGATGCGGCCGCATTGGTCTCGATGGCCTGGTGGTGGGCAACGCAATCCGTCGGGCGTGCGGTGGCCCGTGCCCTGCATACTTTCGGTGGCTACGGCGTTTCACTGGAATACGACGTGCAACTGTATTACCGCCGGGCGAAAGCCTGGGGGATGCTCAATGGCGACCCGCAGCTTGAACTGGACAGGGTTGCCGCACGCTTGTGGAGTGACGGTCACACCGTCGCCCTGCCAGACGTCGGTGAGGTCAATCTGGAATTCGGCCACGGGCCGCAGGCTGCACTGTTCGCCGAAGAGGTTCGAGCGTTTTTCCGCACCCATCTGACCGAAGAATTGAAAGCTCACGCCCATCATTCGGTCGATGGCTACCATGCCGGCTTTAACCGCATGCTGGCCGACGCAGGGCTGCTGTTTCCTCATTGGCCTATCGAATTCGGTGGCCGGGGCAAGAACGCTTTTGACATGGCCGCCTTGCAGGAAGTGTTCGAAACGCACAACTGGCAGCGCATCACCACCCCGATCACCAACCAGGTAGCGCAGATCGTCATGCGCTTCGCCAGCGACGAAGTCAAAACAGAAGCCCTGCCCCGCTTTGCCAGTGGCGAAGCGTTGGCTTGCCTGGGCTTCAGCGAGCCTTCGTGCGGCTCCGACGTTTTCGCTGCGAAGACGCGTGCCACGCGCACCTTTGATGGCAACTGGGTCATCAACGGGCAGAAGATGTTCACTACCGCCGCCAACCTTGCGGACTATGTTTTCCTGCTGGTGCGGACCAACCCCGATGTGCCCAAGCATGCAGGCCTGACGCTGTTCCTGGTGCCGATGGACTTGCCGGGCATCGAAGTCCATCCGGTGCATACCCTGCAGGATGAGCGCACCAACATTACCTACTTGAGCGAAGTTGTCGTCGCCGATCGCTATCGGATCGGTGAA
This genomic interval from Pseudomonas putida contains the following:
- a CDS encoding FAD-dependent oxidoreductase, with amino-acid sequence MSTAPYPHLFEPIRLRNLDIPNRTVMAPMSTNLAGHDGQVTPQQIAFYRERAEGGTGMIVVEFCCVDAASGRSEHRQLTLETPAFVAGHQRLVEAITGAGSVACLQLQHGGQGAKRELVTDGMPWAPSDIASRSDPSRLVARGMTEEQIEHLIECFGRSAELGVLAGYQAFELHGAHGYLLTSFLSPYSNHREDAWGGDEERRLNFSRRVIARVRQSIGDRPLIYRLSADEFTPKGLDIDDMVRIAPKLVAAGVDALHVSMGLGWTSFDKVIEPMSTPEGWRLPYSRRIREAVNVPVISVGQIRWPQTAENAIRDGDADMIALGRPLLADPEWANKARRDAALDIRPCTSCNYCVAISSGAHGTIGCAENPRSGHELDRLPDAGNLRGQRAVVVGGGPGGMAAALMLQQAGFATELHESREELGGGLIASAAPPFKDKLTWYLNYLIRQLDKSAVKVHLNSHVDASTLSGPGAPAIVLLAIGGRALRLPIKGIDSSHVRDAYELLMGHTQNFPAVDDTLPLLVYGGGETGCETAELLSEKGYAVVLVSRSPAKQLARSAEVIYRGVLNTRLASNPRIRIIDNSSIVAIAEDGRVQLQHNDGEHSELQTLGVLIAQGRRPDDTLLNHLLEAGLAVATIGDARKGGRIGDAVHDAYQTVLGLCASDAPMRPLAC
- a CDS encoding acyl-CoA dehydrogenase family protein; its protein translation is MQLTLSPEDLAFRESVRAFLKDKLTDDVIRRSRTGMHPPNEDDRRWWNRVLNEQGWAAPHWPVEYGGTGWSHLQTHIFEYECKLAGAPELRWQGLRLLAPVLYTYGSEQQKARYLPPILNGDEMWAQGFSEPGAGSDLAALKTKGVLEGDHYVVNGQKLWTTEGQYCEQGFFLVRTENSDRPQKGISMMIIDMKSPGVTVRQIPMINGEGSTCEVFLDNVRVPRENIIGEVNQAWSQAKFLLSNERTSSADIYKARADLERIRLIAGAEHKNGVPLLQDPEFVRRFTGVRLEVEALEWSVLRVLHEAPSHHPIAACASVLKVRGSSLQQKLTELMSDALGQRSLRVYSRDEAFADPTGDPLWPGHVPGVTADLMYLRACTIFGGAMEVQKNIIAKLAFGF
- a CDS encoding acyl-CoA dehydrogenase family protein produces the protein MNFELTDEHKLLAESAERYMRERYVFEERRHTVTSGAHFSRKHWQHFAEMGWLALDIAEADGGVGASSFELTQVMEPLGHGLLLEPVVDSAVLCARILGTSDNTGERQRLLESIASGETVMALAHQEQDARNEYQVQLRSSARRVADGWALNGQKHRVFHGGVADSLLVSAILEDSNEAALFVVDRAAVGMTANTYELIDGSRAADMHLQDVQVTDANLLLRGEAVQQAIEAGLDRAILALCAASVGSMEAVMAMTADYLKTRVQYGKPLAQFQALQHRMAEMFVETDQARSMLFSAINAFDSGDVETRRQAVSGAKVFIARAHYFVASQGIQLHGGIGTTDEYAVGHHYKAAVLFEKRFGDSDFHLTRAAGNLQQPVGGALYA
- a CDS encoding class I adenylate-forming enzyme family protein produces the protein MRDYLPLSFADDLEQRARFYRNDPAYILGEKRISHGELLSSAKLIGSALYSAGLQHQDRVGILSMNSIEFGEIMAATQWAGYILAPVNFRLAPAEIAGIVCDGSPRLFFFEAQYLPIMEQLRHELPSVETFVCIDGESDWAIGYEDFIATGDPLGPPIRATEEDICCLIYTSGTTGKPKGVIWGHREYRQLVQVDTWLIDMQQPDVTLIVMPMFHLGGMVISLSQHVRGGAAFLQRQFEPLDVLKAIEKERLSILLLAPTMVQMVLEHPYVSQADLSSVRTIIYSAAPMPVPVLKKAIDVFNGCNFVNLFGQSEICMFSLSSAQHRPDGTEQERKRLGSVGKPYPNLLAKVVDEDGNECLPNQPGEILAKSSAMFRGYWNNNAATLQTLRDGWCHTGDMGRFDEDGFLYLVDRKKDMIITGGENVYSREVEEALLQHAAVSECAVIGIPDAKWGESVCAVITFKQGESTSEDVLIEHTRTLIASYKKPKKIIVVDALPKLVTGKVNKIELRKLYAQPN
- a CDS encoding acyl-CoA dehydrogenase — its product is MNLNVSEEQQMLLNSVTRLFSVESSPARVRAAEASGFDADLWQQLVDFGITTMRIPASASGSDMGLLEALLVAEEAGRHLVSVPLAESLPAARLLAQLDSPAATALLNQAKQGELITLAPQPYCAGRSIALPGANAAIAVLVRQGDAILALTGLAAKSPSANLGADSLQILTADDDTVESYIVASGIESCRAFEQAVEEWKLLKAAMLMGLAHQALKLAAAYSCERQQFGRAIGGFQGIAHPLADALTEIEGGQLLVRHAVWSIARQQPDAAALVSMAWWWATQSVGRAVARALHTFGGYGVSLEYDVQLYYRRAKAWGMLNGDPQLELDRVAARLWSDGHTVALPDVGEVNLEFGHGPQAALFAEEVRAFFRTHLTEELKAHAHHSVDGYHAGFNRMLADAGLLFPHWPIEFGGRGKNAFDMAALQEVFETHNWQRITTPITNQVAQIVMRFASDEVKTEALPRFASGEALACLGFSEPSCGSDVFAAKTRATRTFDGNWVINGQKMFTTAANLADYVFLLVRTNPDVPKHAGLTLFLVPMDLPGIEVHPVHTLQDERTNITYLSEVVVADRYRIGEIDGGTAVMAATLELEHGGDQYRISFENMYKHALAWAHSTQRDGHPMLANADVQRRLARVAVHTTIARDLCYRTIWGVQEQVPGRAAFGPMSKLFSTEQYQRDALDLMDLCAPDTLLQSNTGLGHVELGYRQSIGMTIYGGTSEIHRSLIAEQALGMPRSRT